A window of Verrucomicrobiia bacterium contains these coding sequences:
- the mtnA gene encoding S-methyl-5-thioribose-1-phosphate isomerase yields the protein MNVLVRGRPRPYRTVAYDARHNAVRLIDQRALPHRFRVVSTPDVAATVRAIRDMTVRGAGAIGATAAYGLAQAARAFRDTDPGRFEAHIGRAFHQLREARPTAVDPLNALQEVRAAMSTGRSVEDRQALACAAAERFAAENIAQCRAIGEHGADLIRPGATVLTHCNAGWLAFVDIGTATAPLYAAQACGRRFMVLCDETRPRCQGASLTAWELAQQQIEHRVIADNAAGWLMQQGRVDLVIVGADRVLGRTGEVANKIGTYTKAVLAKRHGIPFYVAIPESTLDWTLNSGADIPIEERDEAEVLGATGSRPGGRNPGIYVRIANPASRALNPGFDITPPELITGYLTPRGLLNAGGLRPAVPR from the coding sequence ATGAACGTCCTCGTCCGGGGGCGTCCGCGCCCGTACCGCACAGTCGCCTACGATGCCAGGCACAATGCGGTCCGGTTGATTGACCAGCGCGCCCTGCCGCACCGGTTTCGCGTCGTGAGCACCCCCGACGTCGCGGCCACGGTGCGGGCCATCCGGGACATGACGGTCCGCGGTGCCGGCGCCATCGGGGCAACGGCCGCCTACGGGCTGGCCCAAGCAGCCCGGGCGTTTCGCGATACCGATCCCGGGCGATTCGAAGCCCACATCGGACGCGCCTTCCACCAGCTCCGGGAAGCGCGTCCGACCGCCGTGGACCCGCTCAACGCCCTGCAGGAAGTCCGTGCCGCGATGTCCACCGGCCGCTCGGTGGAGGATCGCCAGGCCCTCGCGTGCGCGGCGGCGGAACGGTTCGCTGCGGAAAACATCGCCCAATGTCGCGCGATCGGGGAACACGGTGCCGATCTCATCCGCCCCGGCGCCACGGTGCTGACGCACTGCAATGCCGGCTGGCTGGCGTTTGTGGACATCGGCACCGCCACGGCGCCCCTCTACGCCGCCCAGGCCTGCGGACGCCGGTTCATGGTGCTCTGTGATGAGACCCGCCCCCGATGCCAGGGGGCATCCCTCACCGCATGGGAACTGGCCCAGCAGCAGATCGAGCACCGCGTGATCGCCGACAATGCCGCCGGCTGGCTGATGCAACAGGGACGCGTGGACCTGGTAATCGTCGGCGCGGACCGCGTTCTGGGCCGCACCGGCGAAGTGGCCAACAAGATCGGCACCTACACCAAGGCGGTGCTGGCAAAGCGCCACGGCATCCCGTTCTACGTTGCAATCCCGGAATCCACCCTGGACTGGACCCTCAACTCGGGCGCCGACATCCCGATCGAGGAGCGCGACGAGGCCGAGGTCCTGGGGGCAACGGGCAGCCGTCCGGGCGGCCGCAACCCGGGCATCTACGTGCGGATCGCCAACCCGGCCAGCCGCGCGCTCAACCCGGGATTCGACATCACGCCGCCGGAACTCATCACCGGCTACCTCACACCACGCGGCCTGCTGAATGCCGGCGGCCTGCGCCCTGCAGTTCCGCGGTGA
- a CDS encoding acyltransferase has protein sequence MNGILLLRLVLAGLVILAHSWWVLLGSDAEEPGMRLTRGERNSGALAVDGFFVLSGMLVTASWLRSRSFVGYLTKRILRIFPGFLGVCLFQAYVLVPGLAGDWRPILSLSAAGQVLLFALTLGGAGRETAPGPTPFADQPFTQLNASLWTIRPEFLCYLLLAALGGSGLLGRSVVRWSLLGACVALFALQPDWEWHEYLKGVFGTFWYWPRFLAYFMAGVCLHHSGDRLSDAPRVSWLLVAGLLAATLHPVTLRIALPLLGSWLLRNLTRSLLLTRLSARLPGDFSYGIYLYGFPCQQLLVFLTGTNWNPYLFAPAAFLITLIPAALSWRWIEKPFLDLKPALVGGTTRVLESEDPSRS, from the coding sequence ATGAACGGCATCCTCCTCCTGCGTCTGGTCCTGGCCGGGCTGGTGATTCTGGCCCACAGCTGGTGGGTCCTGCTGGGGAGCGATGCGGAGGAACCGGGTATGCGCCTCACGCGGGGCGAGCGGAACTCCGGGGCGCTGGCCGTGGACGGCTTTTTCGTTCTCAGCGGAATGCTGGTCACCGCCAGCTGGCTGCGCAGCCGATCCTTCGTCGGATACCTCACCAAGCGGATCCTCCGGATTTTTCCGGGATTCCTGGGCGTCTGCCTCTTTCAGGCGTACGTGCTGGTCCCGGGGCTCGCTGGCGACTGGCGTCCGATCCTGAGCCTGTCCGCCGCGGGCCAGGTCCTGCTGTTCGCCCTTACCCTCGGGGGTGCCGGACGGGAGACCGCCCCGGGACCCACCCCATTTGCCGACCAACCCTTCACGCAACTCAACGCGTCCCTCTGGACGATCCGCCCGGAGTTTCTCTGCTATCTCCTGCTCGCCGCCCTGGGAGGGTCGGGCCTGCTGGGCCGAAGCGTCGTTCGTTGGAGCCTGCTGGGGGCCTGTGTCGCGCTCTTCGCCCTCCAGCCCGACTGGGAGTGGCACGAGTATCTCAAGGGGGTGTTCGGGACCTTCTGGTACTGGCCGCGTTTCCTGGCGTACTTCATGGCCGGCGTATGCCTGCACCATTCCGGCGACCGGTTGTCCGACGCCCCGCGCGTCTCCTGGCTGCTGGTGGCCGGCTTGCTCGCCGCCACGCTGCATCCGGTCACCTTGCGGATCGCGCTGCCCTTGCTGGGCTCCTGGCTGCTGCGCAATCTCACCCGAAGCCTTCTGCTGACGCGCCTTTCCGCCCGCCTGCCCGGTGATTTCTCCTACGGCATCTATCTCTACGGCTTTCCCTGCCAGCAGCTCCTGGTGTTCCTCACGGGGACGAACTGGAACCCGTACCTGTTTGCCCCGGCCGCATTCCTGATCACCCTCATCCCCGCGGCCTTGAGCTGGAGGTGGATCGAGAAGCCCTTCCTGGACCTGAAACCGGCGCTGGTCGGCGGGACGACTCGGGTCCTCGAGTCGGAGGACCCTTCGCGCTCGTGA
- a CDS encoding prepilin-type N-terminal cleavage/methylation domain-containing protein encodes MPPGIQPRRGFAGFTLIELLVAVAILAILAGLMLPALAGARERARRAACLNNVRQFTLAALVYAGDHQQTLPVADTDNADKRDTHTPILSSATRTHLLRYATELRILDCPNLTQWMEKRPGWRLHDEYGTALGYHYLGGHSATPWAPTDARTQPWISPRKTTDDAQLALVADLNVECHSYHRILAPHARFGPVVRDDAWFDAHPEAFEQSPRDAGARGGHVGLLDGSVSWRDIRQMHRRRASQLWESEGAFGYW; translated from the coding sequence ATGCCGCCCGGAATTCAACCTCGTCGAGGGTTCGCGGGGTTCACCCTCATTGAGCTGCTGGTGGCCGTGGCGATCCTTGCGATCCTTGCCGGCTTGATGCTTCCGGCGCTTGCCGGGGCCCGGGAACGCGCCCGAAGGGCCGCCTGCTTGAACAACGTGCGCCAGTTCACCCTCGCCGCGTTGGTGTATGCGGGCGACCACCAGCAGACGTTGCCCGTGGCGGACACCGACAATGCCGACAAGCGCGATACCCACACGCCGATCCTATCCAGTGCCACCCGGACCCACCTGCTGCGCTACGCAACTGAACTTCGCATCCTGGACTGCCCCAATCTGACCCAATGGATGGAAAAGCGTCCGGGCTGGAGACTTCACGACGAGTACGGCACCGCTCTGGGTTACCATTACCTGGGCGGGCACTCGGCGACCCCATGGGCTCCGACCGACGCGCGGACCCAACCTTGGATTTCGCCCCGCAAGACCACCGACGACGCCCAGCTGGCCCTGGTGGCCGACCTCAACGTGGAGTGCCACAGCTACCACCGTATCCTGGCGCCCCATGCCCGATTTGGGCCGGTGGTGCGCGACGATGCTTGGTTTGACGCCCATCCGGAGGCCTTCGAGCAATCCCCACGGGACGCCGGGGCCCGGGGCGGCCACGTCGGCCTGCTGGATGGTTCGGTGTCCTGGCGGGACATCCGGCAGATGCATCGCCGGCGCGCCTCGCAGCTTTGGGAGTCGGAGGGGGCCTTTGGTTACTGGTGA
- the trpB gene encoding tryptophan synthase subunit beta: protein MTASAHPQEEPFASPQIPDATGHFGPYGGRYVPETLMHPLQELEAEYFRAQQDPGFQVELGRYLREFVGRPTPLYLAERLTRELGGARIYLKREDLLHTGAHKINNALGQALIARRMGKTRVIAETGAGQHGVATATVAAMFGLKCVIYMGAVDCERQALNVYRMKMLGAEVVPVHAGQRTLKEAVNEAMRDWVTHVRGTHYILGTAYGAHPYPLMVRNFHRVIGEEARRQILEKEGRLPDLLIACVGGGSNAIGLFYPFLNDAGVAMCGVEAGGRGIQPEQHAARFHGGSLGVLQGTRSYILQDPFGQIQLTHSVSAGLDYAAVGPEHAWLHDRGRVEYAYATDDAALDAFMRLARLEGIIPALESAHAVAEAIRRAPTLPGDRIVIVNLSGRGDKDVAQVAAKLGMQMPVQPALTSAA from the coding sequence ATGACCGCGTCGGCCCACCCGCAGGAGGAACCGTTTGCCAGTCCGCAGATACCCGATGCCACGGGGCATTTCGGACCCTACGGCGGCCGGTACGTCCCGGAGACCCTCATGCATCCGCTCCAGGAGCTGGAGGCGGAGTATTTCCGCGCCCAACAGGATCCGGGGTTCCAGGTGGAACTCGGCCGGTACCTCCGCGAGTTCGTTGGGCGCCCCACTCCGCTGTACCTCGCCGAGCGGCTCACCCGGGAGCTGGGCGGTGCCCGGATCTACCTCAAACGGGAGGACCTCCTCCACACCGGCGCCCACAAGATCAACAACGCCCTTGGACAGGCCCTCATCGCCCGGCGCATGGGCAAGACGCGCGTGATCGCCGAGACGGGCGCCGGACAGCATGGCGTCGCGACCGCCACCGTCGCAGCGATGTTCGGACTGAAGTGCGTGATCTACATGGGCGCGGTGGATTGCGAGCGCCAGGCGCTCAACGTGTACCGCATGAAGATGCTGGGCGCGGAGGTCGTGCCCGTCCATGCGGGCCAGCGGACCCTGAAGGAGGCGGTCAATGAGGCGATGCGGGACTGGGTCACTCATGTCCGCGGGACGCACTACATCCTCGGCACCGCCTACGGGGCGCACCCGTACCCGCTCATGGTCCGGAACTTTCACCGGGTCATCGGCGAGGAGGCCCGACGGCAGATCCTGGAGAAGGAAGGCCGCCTGCCGGACCTCCTGATCGCCTGTGTCGGCGGCGGCTCCAATGCCATCGGGCTGTTCTATCCGTTTCTCAACGACGCCGGGGTCGCCATGTGCGGCGTCGAGGCCGGCGGCCGAGGCATCCAACCGGAACAACATGCCGCGCGGTTCCACGGCGGTTCCCTGGGTGTGCTCCAGGGGACCCGGAGCTACATCCTTCAGGATCCCTTCGGACAGATCCAGCTCACCCACAGCGTCAGCGCCGGGCTGGACTACGCGGCCGTCGGTCCGGAGCACGCCTGGCTGCACGACCGGGGCCGGGTGGAGTACGCCTACGCCACCGACGACGCGGCGCTCGACGCCTTCATGCGCCTGGCGCGCCTCGAGGGGATCATTCCCGCTCTGGAGTCGGCCCACGCCGTCGCCGAGGCCATCCGGCGCGCCCCCACCCTGCCCGGCGACCGGATCGTCATCGTCAATCTCTCGGGACGCGGTGACAAGGATGTCGCCCAGGTGGCGGCGAAACTGGGCATGCAGATGCCTGTGCAGCCCGCGTTGACGTCCGCGGCATGA
- a CDS encoding PQQ-like beta-propeller repeat protein yields MRNQPAWLVVAALLMPDILTGADWPQFRGPMLDGSTPETIRTNWTQQPLQVAWSRAIGPGWSGAAVVGGLLVTQALETRESGPREVCLAFEATTGRPLWSRDVEDAAYDSLVGYDSWLNGPRSTPTLVGDRVIVLTSRLKLYGLDADTGEIAWQRDLIAELGGSVIRWQAAASPLVVGDLVFVNANAPERGLLGIRWADGRTVWRNHDEPMTHASPALGVISGVPQVIFLTQRGLVALVPETGELLWRSDFLPSSTSTAATPVIARDHVYASAAYSAGAWGIHVSRAGDGFNASQVWRHRATAFQNHWSTPVEHQGHLYSIVEAGTAGDGGDGRLRSLACLDLTAGVNRWVTTGVGAGHVGRGGLLKAGDHVLVLCESGELVLVQPDPAAYVEVARQQILRDGLCWGAPTLAGGLLFARNSPHLDRNGNVASGQLIAVAVAPKPDRLPPLTLSAGSGRSAQTLVVRVGAHDGTPLGASHAPRIGLRTSGSLSGPAGGWTPISAAWRVVRGGLEAEIPAAVDTQFLQVQGQ; encoded by the coding sequence ATGCGCAATCAGCCCGCTTGGCTGGTGGTCGCGGCCTTGCTGATGCCGGACATCCTGACCGGTGCCGACTGGCCTCAATTTCGGGGTCCGATGCTGGACGGCTCCACCCCGGAGACGATTCGCACCAATTGGACGCAACAGCCCCTGCAGGTGGCCTGGAGCCGTGCGATCGGCCCGGGCTGGAGCGGTGCTGCGGTGGTTGGCGGGCTTCTGGTCACGCAAGCCCTGGAGACCCGGGAGTCCGGACCCCGCGAGGTCTGCCTTGCCTTCGAAGCGACAACGGGACGCCCCCTATGGTCCCGGGATGTGGAGGACGCAGCGTACGACAGCCTGGTCGGCTACGACTCCTGGCTCAACGGTCCGCGATCCACACCCACGCTGGTCGGCGACCGGGTGATCGTCCTCACCTCGCGCCTGAAGCTGTACGGCCTGGATGCGGACACGGGGGAAATCGCGTGGCAGCGGGACCTGATCGCCGAACTCGGCGGGAGCGTGATCCGGTGGCAGGCGGCGGCTTCCCCGTTGGTGGTCGGAGACCTCGTCTTTGTGAACGCCAACGCCCCCGAACGCGGACTTCTGGGCATCCGCTGGGCCGACGGCCGCACGGTCTGGCGCAACCACGACGAGCCGATGACCCACGCCTCACCGGCACTGGGCGTGATTTCAGGCGTGCCGCAGGTGATCTTTCTCACCCAGCGAGGACTGGTCGCGTTGGTACCCGAGACCGGCGAATTGCTGTGGCGCTCGGACTTTCTCCCATCCAGCACCTCAACGGCCGCCACGCCCGTGATCGCCCGGGACCATGTTTATGCCTCCGCAGCCTACAGCGCCGGGGCCTGGGGCATCCATGTCTCGCGGGCGGGGGACGGTTTCAACGCCTCCCAAGTCTGGCGGCACCGGGCCACCGCCTTCCAGAATCACTGGTCCACCCCGGTCGAGCACCAGGGACATCTCTACAGCATCGTCGAGGCCGGCACCGCGGGCGACGGGGGCGACGGGCGGTTACGCAGTCTCGCCTGTCTGGACCTCACCGCCGGGGTCAACCGATGGGTCACCACCGGGGTGGGCGCGGGGCATGTCGGACGCGGAGGCCTCCTCAAGGCCGGCGATCATGTCCTGGTGCTGTGCGAGTCGGGGGAACTTGTACTCGTGCAGCCGGACCCAGCCGCCTACGTGGAAGTGGCTCGCCAGCAAATCCTTCGAGACGGCCTGTGCTGGGGCGCCCCCACGCTCGCTGGCGGACTGTTGTTTGCCCGGAACTCCCCCCATCTGGACCGCAATGGCAACGTGGCCTCCGGCCAACTCATCGCCGTCGCGGTGGCGCCCAAACCAGACCGTTTGCCGCCGCTGACCCTGTCCGCAGGGTCCGGCCGTTCCGCGCAAACGCTGGTGGTCCGGGTCGGCGCGCACGACGGCACGCCCTTGGGCGCCTCTCACGCGCCGCGAATCGGGCTGCGCACCTCGGGTTCGCTGTCCGGACCTGCCGGAGGCTGGACCCCCATATCCGCCGCCTGGCGGGTGGTGCGTGGTGGGCTGGAGGCGGAGATCCCGGCGGCAGTGGACACGCAGTTTCTGCAGGTCCAAGGGCAGTAA